cgtaagcaaaaacaaatgaccatgcattactacgaaaaaaaaatgcctactgacctgtctcattttcatcggcgctgacttcctcggcttgcggtggctgtggggaatcgggacaggcacgcggcgacgcctccgatgccactgctgtcacttcaacatcggcccgtcgcttgtgagcgagtctttttgctctgcgatcgtgccgcgcggaatcagcatgcctggtcccgtggccgagactgagagacggggcccagtctggatttgtctcgtcgaacaggttggacggttctcctgcggacgcaaagctgttttcaaagcgttccacgtagtcgtgttggctttttttctataaaacggagatacatacagtgggctcaccttttatgaaatgcacaccgcagacgcgcacattggggctttcgtggttgaaattagcacgttttatgcgtgctaaccacaagctgcggcgcttcgcactcagagtcttggttcgctcgcactggttttcgatcactttcggcagagagaaaaacctcgcgctagttggccttttctttctccctgtaacgtcgctgcgattggagcagcccacaacggcgcagttgaccatgctgagactgcaacgcttacgcacacgcggaaaacaacacgagctggcactaccgcgaccactccagtgcgcacggagcggcggtgggtcatgaatatggcggccgcgtatcccagcattcctgttgatgacgtcggtgcaagccatgtatTGGGCCTGTTGCATCACCTCGCCGAGTAAATGAAGTCGTTAATTATTCCTTTTAACTGAccaccttttttttaattttgaacaCTGTTCTGCCCATTCTTCTTTCCCCGAAACTAAAAGAAGCGAAATTTCTGAGCGGGTAGTTTAGAGTCTCATACACGTTTGCGCTCAAACGCACCCGGGTAGACATGTGCAGGCACAAGCAACTCGCCCCTCTAGACAAGTGTGGcttatggcattcggctgctttGCACGAATATCTGCACGTTTTGTGATGCTATCCACTGGTAAAGGCACCCACAATAGCTTCCAGAACACGCAAAAACAGCTCAGTTGCTTGGCAGTCTGAGCGCGCTGCCGCGAACTGAAGCGTGTGGTTTGCAGCACTTCCCTGAAAGACCTGCCACAATACCTGGCTGCGCCTTTTGCCCAGCGAGGAACTTCAGATTTTTCATGTTTTTGGAGTTCCGTCTGAACAGACCGCAAGACACTCCGAATGCAAAAATTTCCGCGTACTGTGCAACGTCAGCGCACGCTTCAACActaaaggtggtcgaaattcgtcCGCAGCAAAACGCACACGCAACGAAAGGCTCAGTACTACCTTTCAGGTCGCACTTGAGGGCGTCCAATGATGAAGAACCGCGACGGGCTCCCTGTCGCGGGCAGTCCTTGCCATTTTGTAGTAGTGAAACTAATTGTGCAAGCGTCACGCTCACTGCTGCAGACAACACAAATGAATCAAATCCGCTGTTACATCTTTTAAGCCAGTAAGATGCTACTCACCAAAAACCACAAAACAATGCTCGCCACTGCTCGCAACCCTCCAACTTGACGCGCCAGAAAAAACAACGGCCATGACAAC
This region of Amblyomma americanum isolate KBUSLIRL-KWMA chromosome 5, ASM5285725v1, whole genome shotgun sequence genomic DNA includes:
- the LOC144134678 gene encoding uncharacterized protein LOC144134678, which codes for MVNCAVVGCSNRSDVTGRKKRPTSARFFSLPKVIENQCERTKTLSAKRRSLWLARIKRANFNHESPNVRVCGVHFIKGEPSNLFDETNPDWAPSLSLGHGTRHADSARHDRRAKRLAHKRRADVEVTAVASEASPRACPDSPQPPQAEEVSADENETGIAVQTDMTMQDIQALEQHSVVLNEHLYTLQKEKEQLEVTEDSVKSCEAKVRLYTGMPNFAVLFAVFEALASFISHNVNNKLTKFQEFVLFMMKLKVNLQNADLAFRFNISEATVLRIFDK